The Geoalkalibacter subterraneus genome contains the following window.
TCAGGGTACGAGTCTTACCGGAACCGGCGCCGGCCAGCAGCAGAAGCGCTCCGTCGCCGTGCTGCACGGCCTGGCGCTGCATGGGGTTGAGCTGTGTCAGAAGATCGGTCATAAGATCACTTGTCGTTTCAGGGGAAAAACAGATTATTTACCGCGGAGAGCGCGGAGAAAAACCATTTATGAATTATGAATCAAATGAATCTTTGCTCGAGCCTTTGACTTTGACTTTGCGTCTCTGCCAAAGTCTCCGCGCCTCTGCGTTGAGATTTTTCTTAGCGTTCTTAGAGCCTTAGTGGCTCCCCTACTACAAAACATCCTCCGACAACGTCCGCGACATAAGCGCCCGGTTGTAGGCCGAAACCATATCGCGGCGCGAGATGATCCCCACCAGCTTGCGCTTGTCATCGCGATCCACCACCGGCAGCTGCTCGATATTGCGGTAGCCGATTCTGCGCATGGCGGCATCGAGGTTTTCGTCCTCGGTCACGGTGATCACATCGAGGGTTGCAAGCTCCTTGATCACCACCAGGTCCATCAACTCTTTCTCGAACACCGCGCCGAGAAAATCCTGCACTGAAATGATCCCCGTCAGCCTGCCCGCCTGATCTACCAGCGGGAAATTGGTATGACGGGTGGTGGCGATGAAATCAGCGAACTGGCCCAGAGTCATGTGTTCAGGGACGGATTCGGGGTCGCGCACCATGACCTCGCCGACCCGCAGCGATTTCATAATGTTGCGCTCCTTGCCCGCCTCCAGGTCGATGCCGGCCTTGGACAGCTCCACCGTATCGAGGCTGTCTTTTTTGAAATGACGGCTGATGGCGGTGCCGATCACGCAGGACAGCATGATGGGGATGATAACCTCGTAGCTTGCGGTCATCTCGAACAGCAGAAAAATGGCGGTCATCGGCGCATGGGTCGCCGCCGACAGAAAAGCCCCCATCCCCACCAGCGCATAGGCGCCGGGCGAAATACCAAAGGTGGGAAAGACCATCTGCAGCACCTTGCCGAACGCGCCGCCGGTCACCGCACCGATATAGAGCGCCGGGGCAAACAGGCCGCCCGGCAGGCCGGAGCCGAGAGTGACGGAAGTCGCCAGCGCCTTCATCAGAACCAGCGCCGCCAGGACATACCAGATCCCCTCGCCGTGCAGCACGCGCTCCATGAAATGGTAGCCGTTGCCGAACACCTGGGGAAAACCGATCCCCATGATCCCTACCAGCAGGCCACCGAATATCGGCTTGACCAGTCGGTGCATGCGCAGGCGGTCAAAGGCCTCCTTGATGCGATAATGGATATCGATAAAACCCGATGCCAGCACGCCCACCAGCATGCCCAGAACCAGGTAAAAAACCAGCTCCCAATGATTGCTCAGGGCATATGGGGGCACCGCAAAAGCGGGAATGTTACCGAGCAGCGCACGCGACACCACGGTACTCATGCCGCTGGCGACCACGATGGAGGTGAAACTGGAAAGTTCGAAGGAAGAGAGCAGCACGATTTCGGTGGCGAAGAAAACACCGGCGATAGGGGCGTTGAACGTCGCCGCCACGCCGCCGGAAACCCCGCAGGCCACCAGCACCTTGAGGCGATCGCCGCTGACGCGAAACGCCTGGCCGAACTGGCTGCCTACCGCGCCGCCGATCTGGGCGATGGGCCCCTCCTGCCCGGCAGAACCGCCGGTACCGATGGTGATCGCTGAAGCCGCGCCCCGAGTAAAAATGGTGCGCATGGGGATCTTGGCGCCGCGCAGATTGACGATTTCCAGAAAGCGTGGAAAACCGTATTTGAGGTCCCTCGGAAAGAAAACGCCGAAAAAAATCATCAGCAAACCGCCGATGACGGGGAAGATAAAAACCAGCAGCCGTCCCCAGGTCCAGTGGTCGAAGGACACGCCGAACAGATCAAGCCCCTGCTTGATGATCGCCCACTCGAAAAATTCGATGGTGACGCGAAAAACATAGTTGCATAGCCCCGACAGCAACCCGATCACCACCGCCATGGCAATCATGAAGGTGTTTTCGCTGATGCGGAAACGGGTCTGGAAGGCTGTGCTCAGGCCGCGCAGGCGGTTAAAGACGATTCTTTTGTAAAAAGGCTGTGATTTCACGTTGGCAGCCAGTTTGCCCCGTAAAAAACGGGACACTGTCAAGGGGAAGAGGAAAAACGCACCGAGCCGCACTGTGCGGCAAAAGAACGACTCTTTATGCTATTTTTTTTAAAGCCAGGAATCAACCCGCAATCGGGGAGACGGGAGAAAAAATTCTGTAGGGAAAGGAAGATACCCCCGGGAGAGGAAAAATCAGCTGCCTTGCCCCTGCGCGAAACAGGCCGGGCGGATGATGCTGGAGCCGGGCGAAGTTTTCTTGCGGGTCAGAAAAGCCTGTGCTTCCTCTGCCGGGACGGCCGGCGAGAAAAGAAAGCCCTGCCCCTGATGACAGCCCTTTTCTCGCAGCAGACGTGATTGCTCCTCTGTCTCCACACCCTCGGCAATGATCTCCATGTTCATGTTGCGCCCGAGCGCAATGATGGAACCGGCAATGGCGGCATCATTCTGATCGCGGTCGATATCGCGCACAAAGGACTGGTCGATTTTGAGCTTGGAGATGGGGAAGCGTTTGAGGTAGCCGAGCGAAGAATAGCCGGTGCCGAAATCATCAATCGCCAGATGCACTCCGCGGATTTTCAGATCGGTCAGAGTCATGATGGTGTCTTCGAAGTTGCGCATGGCGATGGTTTCGGTGATTTCGAGTTCCAGCCAATGGGGATCAAGTTCACTTTCTTCCAGCACCGCATCGACATGGTCAATGAAATCGGGCTGCCGGAATTCGCGCGCGGAGATATTGACTGCGAAGCGCACAGGGGCATAACCCTGTATCTGCCAGTCCCGCGCCTGCCGGCAAACCGTCTGCATCACCCAGTGGCCCAGCGGGACAATCAGGCCGGTTTCCTCCGCCAGCGGAATGAATTCGCCGGGAGACACCATGCCGTGCTCCGGGTGATTCCAGCGCAGCAGCGCTTCGAAACCGACCAGCTTCCCGCTGCGCAGATCGAACTGCGGCTGATAGAAGACCTGCAGCTGGCTCTCTTCCATTGCTCTGCGCAGATTGCCTTCCATAATGAGCAGATCGCGGGTCCGCAGGTTCATCTCCGGACGATAGAATTGATAGTTGTTGCGCCCTTCCTCTTTGGCCCGGTACATAGCCGCATCGGCAAATTTGAGCAGACTTTCTGCGTCCTGGGCGTCGTGAGGGTAGAGACTGATGCCGATGCTGGTGCTCAGGAACAGATCCTGGGGCCCGGCGCGAAAGCCGCGCCCCATGGCGCGCAGGATATTGCGGGCCACCACCGCCACGGTCTTCATATCCTCGACCTGCGGCAGAACCACGACAAATTCGTCGCCTCCCACACGCGCCACCAGGTCGCTGCCGCGCAGGCTTTCCAGCAGGCGGCCCGATACTTCGCGCAGCACCTGG
Protein-coding sequences here:
- a CDS encoding chloride channel protein, which codes for MKSQPFYKRIVFNRLRGLSTAFQTRFRISENTFMIAMAVVIGLLSGLCNYVFRVTIEFFEWAIIKQGLDLFGVSFDHWTWGRLLVFIFPVIGGLLMIFFGVFFPRDLKYGFPRFLEIVNLRGAKIPMRTIFTRGAASAITIGTGGSAGQEGPIAQIGGAVGSQFGQAFRVSGDRLKVLVACGVSGGVAATFNAPIAGVFFATEIVLLSSFELSSFTSIVVASGMSTVVSRALLGNIPAFAVPPYALSNHWELVFYLVLGMLVGVLASGFIDIHYRIKEAFDRLRMHRLVKPIFGGLLVGIMGIGFPQVFGNGYHFMERVLHGEGIWYVLAALVLMKALATSVTLGSGLPGGLFAPALYIGAVTGGAFGKVLQMVFPTFGISPGAYALVGMGAFLSAATHAPMTAIFLLFEMTASYEVIIPIMLSCVIGTAISRHFKKDSLDTVELSKAGIDLEAGKERNIMKSLRVGEVMVRDPESVPEHMTLGQFADFIATTRHTNFPLVDQAGRLTGIISVQDFLGAVFEKELMDLVVIKELATLDVITVTEDENLDAAMRRIGYRNIEQLPVVDRDDKRKLVGIISRRDMVSAYNRALMSRTLSEDVL
- a CDS encoding putative bifunctional diguanylate cyclase/phosphodiesterase, which translates into the protein MTFLSLQQASIVAQWALGASAMVLAACQIFRLHEMIGARREAARRREAEDALQQERGFLQTVIDGVADPTMVVDTEHRILMMNQASRMYLPPGKDAPAELRCYRVVHGSERPCSEDGEICPLREVRRTGKTARVVHRHLLGDGRTRTFEVSASPLWNPDGSLRGIIQAARDISDRLAVEATLRENQDRLNYLAHHDPLTNLPNRLRFNQRLREMMESARKEKMPLALLFLDLDRFKNINDSLGHETGDQVLREVSGRLLESLRGSDLVARVGGDEFVVVLPQVEDMKTVAVVARNILRAMGRGFRAGPQDLFLSTSIGISLYPHDAQDAESLLKFADAAMYRAKEEGRNNYQFYRPEMNLRTRDLLIMEGNLRRAMEESQLQVFYQPQFDLRSGKLVGFEALLRWNHPEHGMVSPGEFIPLAEETGLIVPLGHWVMQTVCRQARDWQIQGYAPVRFAVNISAREFRQPDFIDHVDAVLEESELDPHWLELEITETIAMRNFEDTIMTLTDLKIRGVHLAIDDFGTGYSSLGYLKRFPISKLKIDQSFVRDIDRDQNDAAIAGSIIALGRNMNMEIIAEGVETEEQSRLLREKGCHQGQGFLFSPAVPAEEAQAFLTRKKTSPGSSIIRPACFAQGQGS